The following proteins come from a genomic window of Pseudomonas sp. WJP1:
- the bglX gene encoding beta-glucosidase BglX, with amino-acid sequence MKKLCLLGLFVSLASHNALAATTPAPLENKDAFVSNLMKQMTLDEKIGQLRLISIGPEMPRELIRKEIAAGNIGGTFNSITRPENRPMQDAAMRSRLKIPMFFAYDVIHGHRTIFPIPLALASSWDMDAIGLSGRIAAKEAAADSLDITFAPMVDISRDPRWGRTSEGFGEDTYLVSRIAGVMVKAFQGAGANAADSIMASVKHFALYGAVEGGRDYNVVDMSPVKMYQDYLPPYRAAIDAGAGGVMVALNSINGVPATANTWLMNDLLRKEWGFKGLAVSDHGAIFELIKHGVARDGREAAKLAIKAGIHMSMNDTLYGKELPGLLKAGEIQQSDIDNAVRAVLDAKYDMGLFKDPYLRIGKAEDDPADTYADSRLHRAEARDVARRSLVLLKNQGETLPLKKTAKIALVGPLAKAPIDMMGSWAAAGRPAQSVTLFDGMSHVIGDKSTLIYARGANITSDKKVLDYLNFLNFDAPEVVDDPRPANVLIDEAVKAAKEADVVVAAVGESRGMSHESSSRTDLNIPENQRELIRALKATGKPLVLVLMNGRPLSILEEKEQADAILETWFSGTEGGNAIADVLFGDYNPSGKLPITFPRSVGQIPTYYNHLSIGRPFTPGKPGNYTSQYFDDTTGPLFPFGYGLSYTDFSLSDMALSSTTLNKTGKLDASVMLKNTGKRDGETVVQLYIQDETGSMIRPLKELKNFQKVMLKAGEQKVVHFTITEDDLKFYNAQLKYAAEPGKFNVQIGLDSQDVTQQSFELL; translated from the coding sequence ATGAAGAAGCTGTGTTTGCTGGGCCTGTTCGTCAGCCTGGCCAGTCATAACGCACTGGCCGCCACGACGCCCGCACCTCTGGAGAACAAGGACGCTTTCGTCAGCAACCTGATGAAGCAGATGACCCTCGATGAAAAAATCGGCCAGTTGCGCCTGATCAGCATCGGCCCGGAAATGCCCCGGGAGCTGATCCGCAAGGAAATCGCGGCCGGCAACATCGGCGGTACGTTCAACTCGATCACCCGCCCGGAAAATCGTCCGATGCAGGACGCGGCCATGCGCAGCCGGTTGAAGATCCCGATGTTCTTCGCCTACGACGTGATCCACGGCCACCGCACCATTTTCCCGATCCCGCTGGCCCTGGCCTCAAGCTGGGACATGGACGCCATCGGCCTGTCCGGGCGCATCGCCGCCAAGGAAGCCGCGGCTGACAGCCTCGACATCACCTTCGCACCGATGGTCGACATCTCCCGCGACCCACGCTGGGGCCGCACGTCCGAAGGCTTCGGCGAAGACACCTACCTGGTGTCGCGCATTGCCGGGGTGATGGTCAAGGCGTTCCAGGGTGCCGGCGCCAACGCCGCCGACAGCATCATGGCCAGCGTCAAGCACTTCGCCCTGTATGGCGCGGTCGAAGGGGGTCGCGACTACAACGTGGTCGACATGAGCCCGGTCAAGATGTATCAGGATTACCTGCCACCCTACCGCGCTGCGATTGACGCCGGCGCTGGCGGGGTGATGGTCGCGCTGAACTCGATCAACGGCGTGCCGGCCACCGCCAACACCTGGCTGATGAACGACCTGTTGCGCAAGGAATGGGGCTTCAAGGGCCTGGCGGTCAGCGACCACGGTGCGATTTTCGAGCTGATAAAGCACGGCGTCGCTCGCGATGGCCGTGAGGCGGCGAAGCTGGCGATCAAGGCCGGCATCCACATGAGCATGAACGACACCCTGTACGGCAAGGAATTGCCAGGGCTGCTCAAGGCCGGCGAGATCCAGCAGAGCGACATCGACAATGCCGTGCGTGCGGTGCTGGACGCCAAGTACGACATGGGCCTGTTCAAGGACCCGTACCTGCGCATCGGCAAGGCCGAGGACGATCCGGCCGACACCTACGCCGACAGCCGCCTGCACCGGGCCGAGGCCCGCGATGTGGCGCGCCGCAGCCTGGTGTTGCTGAAGAACCAGGGCGAAACCCTGCCGCTGAAGAAAACCGCGAAAATCGCCCTGGTCGGCCCGCTGGCCAAGGCCCCGATCGACATGATGGGCAGCTGGGCCGCCGCCGGTCGTCCGGCGCAATCGGTGACCCTGTTCGATGGCATGAGTCATGTAATCGGTGACAAATCGACGCTGATCTACGCCCGTGGCGCCAACATCACCAGCGACAAGAAAGTCCTCGATTACCTGAACTTCCTCAACTTCGACGCCCCGGAAGTGGTGGATGATCCGCGTCCGGCCAACGTGCTGATCGACGAGGCGGTGAAGGCGGCCAAGGAGGCTGACGTGGTGGTTGCCGCTGTCGGTGAGTCCCGCGGCATGTCCCACGAATCGTCGAGCCGCACCGACCTGAACATCCCGGAAAACCAGCGCGAGCTGATCCGTGCCCTGAAAGCCACCGGCAAACCGCTGGTACTGGTGCTGATGAACGGTCGTCCGCTATCAATTCTGGAAGAGAAAGAACAGGCCGACGCGATCCTCGAAACCTGGTTCAGCGGCACCGAAGGCGGCAACGCCATCGCCGATGTGCTGTTCGGCGACTACAACCCGTCGGGCAAACTGCCGATCACCTTCCCGCGCTCGGTGGGGCAGATTCCGACCTACTACAACCACCTGAGCATTGGACGGCCGTTCACGCCGGGCAAGCCGGGCAACTACACCTCGCAGTACTTCGATGACACCACCGGTCCCCTGTTTCCGTTCGGCTATGGCCTGAGCTACACCGATTTCAGCCTGAGCGACATGGCGCTGTCGTCGACCACACTGAACAAGACCGGCAAGCTCGACGCCAGTGTCATGCTGAAAAACACCGGCAAGCGTGACGGCGAAACCGTGGTGCAGCTGTACATCCAGGACGAGACGGGCTCGATGATCCGCCCTCTCAAGGAGCTGAAGAACTTCCAGAAAGTCATGCTCAAGGCCGGCGAGCAGAAAGTCGTGCACTTCACCATCACCGAGGATGACCTGAAGTTCTACAACGCCCAGCTCAAGTACGCAGCAGAGCCGGGCAAGTTCAACGTGCAGATCGGCCTGGACTCCCAGGATGTGACGCAGCAGAGCTTCGAACTGCTGTAA
- a CDS encoding LemA family protein, with product MNVRQSYRSRLQVATLLMLATLLTACGINNIPTLDEQAKAAWGQVQNQYQRRADLIPNLVETVKGYAAHEKETLTAVIEARAKATSIQVDASTLDNPEKLKQYQQAQDQLSGALSRLMVVSERYPDLKANQNFLALQSQLEGTENRISVARRDFILAVQKYNTEIRTFPGRLWHTVMYSNLPERETFEATPGSEKPPEVKF from the coding sequence ATGAATGTTCGACAGTCCTACCGGTCGAGGCTGCAAGTCGCCACCTTGCTCATGCTGGCCACGTTGCTGACCGCCTGCGGTATCAACAACATCCCGACCCTCGATGAGCAGGCCAAGGCTGCCTGGGGGCAGGTGCAGAACCAGTATCAGCGCCGTGCCGACCTGATCCCCAACCTGGTGGAAACCGTCAAAGGCTATGCCGCCCATGAAAAGGAAACCCTGACGGCCGTGATCGAAGCCAGGGCCAAGGCCACCTCGATCCAGGTCGACGCCTCCACGCTCGACAACCCGGAAAAGCTCAAGCAGTACCAACAGGCCCAGGATCAGCTCAGTGGCGCCTTGAGCCGCCTGATGGTGGTGTCCGAGCGTTATCCGGACCTGAAGGCCAACCAGAACTTCCTGGCCCTGCAATCGCAACTTGAAGGCACCGAGAACCGGATCAGCGTGGCCCGACGCGACTTCATCCTGGCGGTGCAGAAATACAACACCGAGATCCGCACCTTCCCCGGTCGCCTGTGGCACACGGTGATGTACAGCAACCTGCCGGAACGCGAGACTTTCGAGGCCACGCCGGGGTCGGAGAAACCGCCCGAGGTTAAATTCTGA
- a CDS encoding TPM domain-containing protein, giving the protein MRVLKAGLVLVLWVFALAALADLKFPELTGRVVDNAQMIEPSVREQLTQQLQAHEKVTGEQLVVVTLPDLQGTDIADFGYQLGRYWGIGQKDKNNGALLIVAREERKLRIEVGYGLEDRLTDAQSSVIIHQVITPAFKAGNYSKGISDGVAAMLVVLGGNPLDEPSTVYESGGDPSDDFIARHPGVFVFLVLLFILTVFVCQMLGILPAGRGGSGGSGGGFGGGGFGGVGGGGFSGGGGSFGGGGSSGGW; this is encoded by the coding sequence ATGCGCGTGTTGAAAGCTGGCCTGGTGCTGGTGCTGTGGGTATTTGCCCTGGCAGCCCTGGCTGATTTGAAGTTCCCGGAGCTGACCGGACGGGTGGTGGACAACGCCCAGATGATCGAGCCTTCGGTGCGCGAGCAGTTGACGCAACAGCTTCAGGCCCATGAAAAGGTCACCGGTGAGCAGCTTGTGGTCGTGACGTTGCCGGACTTGCAGGGCACCGACATCGCCGATTTCGGCTACCAACTGGGCCGCTACTGGGGCATCGGCCAGAAAGACAAGAACAACGGCGCGCTGCTGATTGTTGCCCGCGAGGAGCGCAAACTGCGCATCGAAGTCGGTTATGGCCTGGAAGATCGCCTGACCGACGCCCAGAGTTCGGTGATCATCCACCAGGTCATCACCCCGGCGTTCAAGGCTGGCAACTACAGCAAAGGCATCAGCGACGGGGTGGCGGCGATGCTGGTGGTATTGGGTGGCAATCCCCTGGACGAACCTTCGACAGTCTATGAATCCGGCGGCGACCCGAGTGATGATTTCATCGCGCGGCATCCGGGGGTTTTCGTGTTTCTGGTGTTGTTGTTCATCCTGACAGTATTTGTTTGCCAGATGCTCGGTATCCTTCCTGCGGGTCGAGGCGGTTCCGGTGGTTCCGGTGGCGGATTTGGTGGCGGTGGTTTCGGCGGCGTTGGTGGCGGGGGCTTCAGCGGTGGCGGGGGCAGTTTCGGTGGCGGCGGTTCGTCGGGCGGCTGGTGA
- a CDS encoding TPM domain-containing protein, whose protein sequence is MALLTEHEQRKVAEAIARVERDTDAELVTVLAARADDYVYIPLLWASLLALVLPGIVHYLTGWLTLHSLLLVQWITFIVLCLVLRIPKITTHLIPRSVRHWRASNLARRQFLEQNLHHTVGSTGILIFVSEAERYVEILVDEGISSRLDNSNWDAIVADFTRQVRQGQTLQGFVTCVEACGELLKVHVPVTHVRNELPNRLVVLG, encoded by the coding sequence ATGGCATTACTGACTGAACACGAACAACGCAAGGTCGCCGAGGCGATTGCCCGGGTCGAGCGCGACACCGACGCGGAACTGGTCACCGTGCTCGCGGCCCGCGCCGACGACTATGTGTACATCCCGCTGCTCTGGGCCAGCCTGTTGGCACTGGTGCTGCCCGGGATCGTGCATTACCTGACGGGCTGGCTGACCTTGCACAGCCTGCTGCTGGTGCAATGGATCACCTTCATTGTGCTGTGCCTGGTATTGCGCATACCGAAAATCACGACACACCTGATTCCCCGTTCGGTGCGTCACTGGCGTGCCTCGAACCTGGCGCGCCGGCAATTCCTGGAACAGAACCTGCACCATACGGTGGGCAGCACTGGAATCCTGATATTCGTCTCTGAAGCCGAGCGCTATGTGGAAATCCTGGTGGATGAGGGTATTTCCAGTCGGCTGGACAACAGCAATTGGGATGCGATTGTCGCGGATTTCACCCGGCAGGTGCGACAGGGCCAGACGTTGCAGGGCTTTGTCACCTGCGTCGAGGCGTGCGGCGAATTGCTCAAGGTGCACGTGCCGGTGACGCATGTGCGCAACGAGTTGCCAAACCGCCTGGTCGTGCTCGGTTAG
- a CDS encoding helix-turn-helix domain-containing protein, giving the protein MSTHLPLDSFTGAAPPVHLTAKETQALMWCYKGKTSWEIARIQNCSPTTVNFHFFNIRRKFAVRSRHAALLKAIESGVIVIDDFDERGLHELD; this is encoded by the coding sequence ATGTCAACGCATCTACCGCTCGACTCTTTTACCGGTGCCGCGCCACCGGTCCATCTGACAGCGAAAGAAACACAAGCCTTGATGTGGTGCTACAAAGGCAAGACTTCCTGGGAAATCGCCAGGATTCAGAATTGCTCGCCCACCACGGTCAATTTTCACTTCTTCAATATTCGCCGCAAGTTTGCTGTCAGGTCCCGTCATGCCGCCTTGCTCAAAGCCATAGAGTCGGGAGTCATTGTCATCGACGACTTCGATGAGCGAGGTCTGCATGAACTGGACTGA
- a CDS encoding putative holin yields MNWTDSVYNSISGLLLGLGIATLPAIDGEALFGASLGAWLVTTTRVDFKAWQRIGSWLLSAGVGYLFTPVALPLAPFLTAGVTAFLCALIIIPISIKVMQWVDGAGLGEIIERLKGRR; encoded by the coding sequence ATGAACTGGACTGATTCGGTTTACAACAGTATCAGCGGGCTGCTGCTGGGATTGGGAATAGCGACGCTGCCGGCGATTGATGGCGAGGCGCTGTTCGGTGCATCGCTCGGAGCGTGGCTGGTCACCACCACTCGCGTTGACTTCAAGGCCTGGCAGCGTATCGGTTCCTGGTTGTTGTCGGCGGGCGTCGGCTATCTGTTTACCCCCGTGGCGCTGCCGCTGGCGCCTTTCCTGACTGCGGGGGTAACGGCCTTTCTGTGCGCGCTGATCATTATTCCCATCAGCATCAAGGTCATGCAGTGGGTCGACGGGGCTGGCTTGGGGGAAATCATCGAGCGCCTGAAAGGACGACGCTGA
- a CDS encoding helix-turn-helix domain-containing protein produces MRSKKSQAVLARLKQITGTKSDASLSSALQVSPQTLSSWKGRDSTPYSICVEIAQSRGISLDWLLLGEGPVLRHSAAANVLEHNQETATRENTILEMWRLLSEEDRCAIQNALEEKRRLREMELKLSEMASILSTLQQPNKT; encoded by the coding sequence TTGCGTAGCAAAAAATCACAGGCTGTTTTAGCCCGACTCAAGCAAATAACCGGCACAAAAAGCGATGCTTCCTTGTCTTCTGCGCTACAAGTCAGCCCGCAGACCCTCAGTAGCTGGAAAGGTCGCGACAGCACGCCATACTCAATATGCGTAGAAATTGCTCAATCGCGCGGTATTTCACTTGACTGGTTGTTGCTTGGAGAAGGGCCGGTCCTACGCCATAGCGCTGCTGCCAATGTTCTTGAACACAATCAGGAAACAGCCACTCGGGAAAATACAATTCTCGAGATGTGGCGATTGCTCAGTGAAGAAGATCGCTGCGCCATACAAAATGCCCTGGAGGAAAAACGCCGCCTGCGTGAAATGGAACTCAAACTTTCAGAGATGGCGTCTATTCTGTCGACACTTCAACAGCCAAACAAAACATGA
- a CDS encoding ogr/Delta-like zinc finger family protein: MSTYKMVCPHCLSRMRIRTSEGRHIFLRVAYLQCTSEACGWSVRAEFEMTHELSPSGMPNPAVRLPFAGPDLRRDARPVAPSEPTTSAPLES; this comes from the coding sequence ATGAGTACTTACAAAATGGTGTGTCCGCACTGCTTGAGCCGCATGCGAATCCGCACCAGCGAGGGCCGACATATTTTTCTGCGGGTGGCCTACTTGCAATGCACCTCGGAAGCCTGCGGCTGGTCGGTTCGGGCCGAGTTCGAAATGACCCACGAACTCTCTCCCAGTGGAATGCCCAACCCCGCCGTGCGCTTGCCTTTCGCCGGGCCCGACTTGCGGCGCGATGCCCGACCTGTTGCGCCAAGTGAACCAACGACGTCCGCGCCGCTGGAGTCATGA
- a CDS encoding class I SAM-dependent methyltransferase, with protein sequence MSVTATPASLAPDHHAQFIDLLQSSLEQNAFIKLVLAKYAGDEADLQRIIIKPVTVKAQPCLSFVYRYKTRDITKNLPLTDGVALIKDLLPASFKNAHLLSLTDEAQLEYSKKGKSSLFKSKPQQLREVPSAGHNREKNRFLDLNRPFLADLGVTNKQHELIPAMSRKWKQINKFIEVFSHALTSSPLALDSPVRVADFGSGKGYLTFAIHDYLRNTLKAEAQVTGVELREDMVTLCNAAAAKLEHPGLVFKCGDVRSVAPSELDVMIALHACDIATDYAIHTGIRSGASIIMCSPCCHKQIRLQIQSPALLKPMLQYGLHLGQQAEMVTDSLRALFLEACGYETKVFEFISLDHTNKNKMILAVKRAEPGDPAQLLAKIEELKAFYHITEHCLETLLRADGYL encoded by the coding sequence ATGTCCGTCACCGCCACTCCCGCCAGCCTCGCGCCGGACCATCACGCCCAGTTCATCGACCTGCTGCAATCGAGCCTGGAACAGAACGCCTTCATCAAGCTGGTGCTGGCCAAGTACGCGGGCGATGAAGCGGACCTGCAGCGGATCATCATCAAGCCGGTGACGGTCAAGGCGCAGCCTTGCCTGTCCTTCGTCTATCGGTACAAGACCCGCGACATCACCAAGAACTTGCCATTAACCGACGGTGTGGCGCTGATCAAAGACTTGTTGCCAGCATCGTTCAAGAATGCGCATTTGTTGTCATTGACCGATGAAGCCCAGCTCGAATACAGCAAAAAGGGCAAATCTTCACTGTTCAAGAGCAAACCCCAGCAATTGCGCGAAGTGCCGTCCGCCGGGCACAACCGCGAGAAAAACCGCTTTCTCGATCTGAACCGGCCGTTTCTCGCCGACCTGGGCGTCACCAACAAGCAGCATGAATTGATCCCGGCGATGTCGCGCAAGTGGAAGCAGATCAACAAGTTCATCGAAGTCTTCAGCCATGCGCTGACCTCGTCGCCACTGGCGCTGGACAGCCCGGTTCGCGTGGCAGATTTCGGCTCCGGCAAGGGTTACCTGACGTTTGCGATTCATGACTACCTGCGCAATACCCTGAAGGCCGAAGCGCAAGTGACCGGCGTCGAGTTGCGTGAAGACATGGTCACCCTGTGCAACGCCGCCGCGGCAAAGCTCGAGCATCCAGGTCTGGTCTTCAAGTGCGGTGATGTGCGCAGCGTGGCGCCGAGCGAGCTGGACGTGATGATCGCGTTGCATGCCTGCGACATCGCCACGGACTATGCGATTCACACCGGCATTCGTTCCGGCGCCTCGATCATCATGTGCTCGCCGTGCTGCCACAAACAGATTCGCCTGCAAATCCAGAGCCCGGCATTGCTCAAACCGATGCTGCAATACGGGCTGCACCTGGGACAGCAGGCGGAAATGGTGACCGACAGCTTGCGTGCGCTGTTCCTCGAGGCCTGTGGCTACGAGACCAAGGTGTTCGAGTTCATCTCTCTGGACCACACCAACAAGAACAAGATGATCCTGGCGGTCAAGCGTGCCGAGCCGGGTGATCCGGCCCAGCTGCTGGCGAAGATCGAGGAACTCAAGGCGTTCTACCACATCACCGAGCATTGCCTGGAAACCCTGTTGCGGGCTGACGGTTACCTCTGA
- a CDS encoding DMT family transporter — MSTRENTGMALGLLGVVIFSLTLPFTRIVVQEMHPLLNGLGRALFAAIPAALLLLWRREKWPTWKQVKGLTLVIAGVILGFPVLSAWAMQTLPASHGALVNGLQPLCVALYAAWLSHERPSKAFWACAALGSALVLGYALISGAGSIQAGDLLMLGAIAVGGLGYAEGGRLAKEMGGWQVICWALVLSTPLLIGPVLYLALQHQGEISAKTWWAFGYVSLFSQFIGFFAWYAGLAIGGIARVSQIQLLQIFFTIGFSAVFFGEHVEPITWLFAGGVILTVVLGRKTAVKPARIATA; from the coding sequence ATGTCCACCCGCGAAAACACCGGCATGGCCCTGGGCCTGCTCGGCGTTGTGATCTTCAGCCTCACCCTGCCCTTCACACGCATCGTCGTGCAGGAAATGCATCCACTGCTCAACGGCCTGGGCCGGGCGCTGTTCGCGGCGATTCCCGCGGCGTTGCTGTTGTTGTGGCGGCGTGAGAAATGGCCAACCTGGAAGCAGGTCAAAGGCCTGACGCTGGTCATTGCCGGGGTTATCCTCGGGTTCCCGGTCCTGTCGGCCTGGGCCATGCAAACCTTACCGGCATCCCATGGCGCCTTGGTCAATGGCTTGCAGCCATTGTGTGTGGCGCTGTACGCCGCATGGCTGTCCCACGAACGCCCGTCGAAAGCCTTCTGGGCCTGCGCCGCGCTGGGCAGTGCGCTGGTGCTTGGTTATGCGCTGATCAGCGGCGCCGGCAGCATCCAGGCAGGTGACCTGTTGATGCTCGGCGCGATTGCCGTGGGCGGCCTGGGGTACGCCGAGGGTGGCCGATTGGCCAAGGAAATGGGCGGCTGGCAAGTGATCTGCTGGGCACTGGTGCTGTCGACCCCGCTGCTGATCGGTCCGGTGCTGTACCTTGCGTTGCAACATCAGGGCGAGATTTCGGCCAAGACCTGGTGGGCCTTCGGCTACGTCTCGCTGTTTTCGCAATTCATCGGCTTCTTCGCCTGGTATGCCGGGCTGGCCATCGGTGGCATTGCCCGGGTCAGCCAGATCCAGCTCCTGCAGATTTTCTTCACTATCGGCTTTTCGGCGGTGTTCTTTGGCGAACACGTCGAGCCGATCACCTGGCTGTTTGCCGGCGGGGTGATCCTGACCGTCGTGCTGGGACGCAAGACGGCGGTCAAGCCCGCCCGTATTGCCACGGCCTGA
- a CDS encoding DJ-1/PfpI family protein, protein MAAKKILMLVGDYVEDYEVMVPFQALLMVGHTVHAVCPDKSAGQTVRTAIHDFEGDQTYSEKPGHLFALNFDFAKVKAADYDAVLIPGGRAPEYLRLNEKVLELVRDFDKAGKPIAAVCHGAQLLAAAGILEGRECSAYPACAPEVRLAGGTFIDIPVTDGHVQGNLATAPAWPAHPSWLAGFLGLLGTKITL, encoded by the coding sequence ATGGCGGCGAAAAAAATCCTGATGCTGGTTGGCGATTACGTCGAAGATTATGAAGTGATGGTACCGTTCCAGGCCCTGCTGATGGTCGGTCACACGGTGCATGCCGTTTGCCCGGACAAGAGCGCTGGCCAGACCGTGCGCACCGCCATCCATGACTTCGAAGGCGACCAGACCTATAGCGAAAAGCCCGGTCATCTGTTTGCCCTGAACTTCGATTTTGCCAAGGTCAAGGCGGCGGATTACGACGCCGTGCTGATACCGGGTGGTCGTGCGCCGGAGTACTTGCGCCTCAATGAAAAAGTGTTGGAACTGGTGCGCGATTTCGACAAGGCCGGCAAGCCGATCGCCGCCGTTTGCCATGGTGCACAATTGTTAGCCGCCGCCGGGATTCTCGAAGGTCGTGAATGCAGCGCTTACCCGGCCTGTGCACCAGAAGTGCGCCTGGCGGGCGGTACATTTATCGATATCCCGGTGACGGACGGCCATGTTCAAGGCAATCTGGCGACGGCACCGGCCTGGCCTGCCCACCCGAGCTGGCTCGCCGGTTTCCTCGGCTTGCTGGGCACCAAGATCACGCTGTAA
- a CDS encoding ribbon-helix-helix domain-containing protein, translated as MCELYVKADPILYESRSRSLRICGVVTTLRLENQFWDILGEIAETDGMTTNQLIAKLYEEVMDYRGEVVNFASFLRVSCTRYLSQRRVAAPELSVVRAVVK; from the coding sequence ATGTGCGAGCTGTATGTCAAAGCTGATCCGATTCTCTACGAGTCGCGCTCCCGCTCGCTACGCATTTGTGGGGTGGTCACCACCCTGCGGCTGGAAAATCAGTTCTGGGACATTCTCGGCGAAATCGCCGAGACAGACGGCATGACCACCAACCAGTTGATCGCCAAGTTGTATGAGGAGGTCATGGACTACCGCGGCGAAGTGGTCAATTTCGCCTCGTTCTTGCGGGTGAGTTGTACGCGGTACCTGAGTCAGCGGCGGGTGGCTGCTCCGGAGTTGTCGGTGGTGCGGGCAGTGGTGAAGTAG
- a CDS encoding YegP family protein: protein MSGWYEVSKSSSGQFRFVLKAANAETILTSEQYTTRAAADKGIASVQANSPLDERYEKKTTKDGHPYFNLKAGNHEIIGSSEAYSSESALEKGIASVKANGPTKVIKDKTLPVL, encoded by the coding sequence ATGTCCGGATGGTATGAAGTGAGCAAGAGCAGCAGCGGTCAGTTCAGGTTCGTGCTGAAGGCGGCGAACGCCGAAACCATTCTGACCAGTGAGCAGTACACCACCCGCGCGGCGGCCGACAAAGGCATCGCGTCAGTCCAGGCCAACAGCCCGCTGGATGAACGCTACGAGAAGAAAACCACCAAGGATGGCCATCCTTATTTCAACCTCAAGGCGGGCAACCACGAGATTATCGGCAGCAGCGAAGCCTATTCCTCCGAATCCGCGCTGGAGAAAGGCATCGCCAGTGTAAAGGCGAACGGCCCCACCAAGGTGATCAAGGACAAGACCTTGCCTGTCCTCTGA
- a CDS encoding DUF4917 family protein — protein MTDFQDVDAQLEDWNVLRSSAAFDGLLVGNGASRAVWDDFGYDSLFENARTVEEKPLSPSELSVFDALQTRSFEQVLSALKTTSRVNKALAVSSAAPRNRYYAIKEALINTVHAVHIPWRLVEASSLATIGQELGHYRTVFTTNYDLLNYWAIQQQPEAITDLFEGSEPAFDLSVTATDKTRLLYLHGGLHLVRNQDGTARKLMSTEGTLLGNFAINNTIKTLDDVPLFINEGPSADKLKTIRSSDYLSFCYEQLLGHGDGLCIFGHALGEQDSHIVHALRLAKPKVVAISIYPRSKAFIQHQKRHYAKVFEGTGVELRFFDSKTHVLGSPKLTVPVEV, from the coding sequence ATGACCGATTTCCAGGATGTCGACGCCCAACTTGAAGACTGGAACGTCTTGCGCAGCAGCGCTGCGTTCGACGGTCTGCTGGTGGGTAATGGGGCCAGCCGCGCGGTGTGGGACGATTTTGGCTACGACTCGCTGTTCGAAAACGCCCGCACCGTCGAAGAAAAACCCCTCAGCCCGTCCGAGCTTAGTGTGTTCGATGCGCTGCAGACACGCAGTTTCGAGCAGGTGCTCAGCGCCTTGAAAACCACCAGCCGGGTCAACAAGGCCCTGGCCGTCAGCTCCGCTGCCCCGCGTAATCGTTACTACGCGATCAAGGAAGCGCTGATCAACACCGTGCACGCGGTACACATCCCGTGGCGGTTGGTCGAGGCATCGAGCCTGGCGACGATCGGTCAGGAACTGGGCCACTATCGCACGGTGTTCACCACCAACTACGACTTGCTCAATTACTGGGCGATCCAGCAGCAACCCGAGGCGATCACCGATCTGTTCGAGGGCTCAGAACCGGCCTTCGACCTGAGCGTGACCGCCACCGACAAGACCCGTTTGCTGTACCTGCACGGCGGTCTGCACCTGGTGCGCAACCAGGACGGCACGGCGCGCAAACTGATGTCGACCGAAGGCACGTTGCTGGGCAATTTCGCCATCAACAACACGATCAAGACCCTCGACGATGTGCCATTGTTCATCAACGAAGGGCCGAGCGCGGACAAGCTCAAGACCATCCGCAGTTCGGATTACCTGTCGTTCTGCTACGAGCAGTTGCTCGGCCATGGTGACGGGTTGTGTATTTTCGGGCATGCGTTGGGCGAGCAGGACAGCCATATCGTGCACGCCTTGCGCCTGGCGAAACCGAAGGTGGTGGCCATCTCGATCTACCCGCGCAGCAAGGCGTTCATCCAGCATCAGAAGCGGCATTACGCCAAGGTGTTCGAGGGGACCGGGGTTGAGTTGCGGTTTTTTGATTCGAAAACCCATGTGCTGGGTAGCCCGAAGCTCACAGTTCCAGTCGAAGTTTAG